A region of Pyxidicoccus parkwaysis DNA encodes the following proteins:
- the lspA gene encoding signal peptidase II, with translation MPRKYVILLAVTLGVIVLDQWTKYLVVRELTTQMDGKESLGERLGAMYSEPPPQGFDGLHYRSKRHIEVSESFFRIRYAENPGAAWGLFRNLPPDTRGPLFHVVSLGAVLLIVYYFRKLSGTAPEERWALWGLPLVLGGALGNYIDRLARGFVIDFLEAHWFDKAAWPSFNIADSAICIGVGMLIVDAFVRKEKPASAASSSAKT, from the coding sequence GTGCCGCGCAAATACGTCATCCTCCTCGCCGTCACCCTCGGCGTCATCGTCCTGGACCAGTGGACGAAGTACCTCGTCGTCCGCGAGCTCACCACCCAGATGGATGGGAAGGAGAGCCTCGGCGAGCGCCTCGGGGCGATGTACTCGGAACCGCCGCCGCAGGGCTTCGACGGGCTGCACTACCGCTCCAAGCGCCACATCGAGGTGTCGGAGAGCTTCTTCCGCATCCGCTACGCGGAGAACCCCGGCGCGGCGTGGGGCCTGTTCCGCAACCTGCCGCCCGACACGCGCGGGCCCCTCTTCCACGTGGTGAGCCTGGGCGCGGTGCTGCTCATCGTCTACTACTTCCGGAAGCTGTCCGGCACGGCCCCCGAGGAGCGCTGGGCGCTGTGGGGACTGCCGCTGGTGCTGGGCGGCGCGCTGGGCAACTACATCGACCGGCTCGCGCGCGGCTTCGTCATCGACTTCCTCGAGGCGCACTGGTTCGACAAGGCGGCGTGGCCGTCGTTCAACATCGCGGACTCGGCCATCTGCATCGGCGTGGGCATGCTGATTGTGGATGCCTTCGTCCGGAAGGAGAAGCCGGCGTCCGCCGCCTCCTCCAGCGCGAAGACGTAG
- a CDS encoding MXAN_5187 C-terminal domain-containing protein: MPPPDTRQAAARNSANSKTPADSSSSENVLQECEALEAELAALRNLYEQYFLGAERHPPTQTHNELKKRFLKLKGTFIRSTAAKFRVATIHNKYLTYERLWTRTLQEIENGTYKRDLFKARRRAEQRKPSSAGDAQKGVVELPEDISDMDFEEVEEILRPRPANEPPLATSATPAPASTPAKSTPAVAAVTPVAPLTQPARGTPAVAPLSAVPPIAPAGGAPVRGVPAVTPAVPSVAPVAGTPPRGLPTVTSPLGGTPARGTPVVPPGMAAKAPGAAPSVPPVRPPSAPGAAAARTPTSPAAAATPAPRPPAAGGSGGMSDDKLRAVYDAYVTAKRRCQEDTSKLSYESVAATLRKQVPELLKQHNAKAVEFKVVIKDGKASLKAVPK, from the coding sequence ATGCCGCCTCCCGACACCCGACAGGCCGCCGCCCGGAATTCCGCCAACTCGAAGACTCCGGCGGACTCCAGCTCCAGCGAGAACGTCCTCCAGGAGTGCGAGGCGCTGGAAGCCGAGCTGGCCGCGCTGCGCAACCTCTACGAGCAGTACTTCCTGGGCGCCGAGCGTCACCCGCCCACGCAGACGCACAACGAGCTGAAGAAGCGCTTCCTCAAGCTGAAGGGCACCTTCATCCGCAGCACCGCCGCGAAGTTCCGCGTCGCCACCATCCACAACAAGTACCTCACGTACGAGCGGTTGTGGACGCGGACGCTGCAGGAAATCGAGAACGGCACCTACAAGCGGGACCTCTTCAAGGCCCGCCGCCGCGCGGAGCAGCGCAAGCCGTCGTCCGCCGGTGACGCCCAGAAGGGCGTGGTGGAGCTGCCGGAGGACATCTCCGACATGGACTTCGAGGAGGTGGAGGAAATCCTCCGCCCCCGTCCCGCCAACGAGCCGCCGCTGGCCACCTCCGCGACGCCGGCTCCCGCGAGCACGCCCGCCAAGAGCACGCCCGCCGTGGCGGCGGTGACGCCTGTCGCTCCGCTCACGCAGCCCGCGCGCGGCACTCCGGCGGTGGCGCCGCTGTCCGCGGTGCCTCCCATTGCTCCGGCGGGGGGCGCGCCCGTGCGGGGTGTTCCGGCCGTGACGCCGGCCGTGCCCTCGGTGGCGCCGGTGGCGGGCACGCCTCCGCGCGGCCTGCCCACGGTGACGTCGCCGCTCGGTGGGACGCCCGCGCGTGGCACGCCGGTGGTGCCTCCGGGCATGGCGGCGAAGGCGCCCGGTGCGGCGCCCTCGGTGCCGCCCGTGCGTCCTCCCTCGGCGCCCGGTGCGGCGGCGGCGCGCACGCCGACGTCTCCCGCGGCGGCCGCGACTCCGGCGCCCCGTCCTCCCGCGGCGGGTGGCTCGGGCGGCATGTCCGACGACAAGCTGCGCGCGGTGTACGACGCGTACGTCACCGCGAAGCGCCGCTGCCAGGAGGACACCTCCAAGCTCTCCTACGAGTCGGTGGCGGCCACGCTGCGCAAGCAGGTGCCGGAGCTGCTCAAGCAGCACAACGCCAAGGCCGTGGAGTTCAAGGTCGTCATCAAGGACGGCAAGGCGTCTCTCAAGGCCGTTCCGAAGTAG
- a CDS encoding sensor histidine kinase: MTSSRARVYVACQLGGWSLYALINSLLAWRAPVAPLGWWLFSLSCGVLTHVARSRLHLREWTSLPLSTLSVRVLVTAVGLGLVQDLIAFLLGVFVLHLYTVEQASLLGFVSSTLIWSLMMLMWLVLYFAIHAVQRARQAELERWKLEAAAQAAELRFLKAQLQPHFLFNCLNSVRALISEDPARAQEVVTRLSSLLRYALAARGPETVPLERELQVVRDYLGLEGVRLESRLRVREDVEASALGVPVPAMLVQTLVENAIKHGVGLTPEGGEVAVSARVRDGALHLEVANTATPPSATPRPESPGVGLRNASERLRLLCGAGASLHLDQTQTALTTARVRIPLSA; the protein is encoded by the coding sequence ATGACGTCCTCGCGCGCCAGGGTCTACGTGGCCTGCCAGCTCGGTGGCTGGAGCCTCTACGCACTCATCAACAGTCTTCTGGCCTGGCGCGCTCCCGTCGCTCCGCTCGGGTGGTGGCTGTTCTCGCTCTCGTGCGGAGTGCTCACCCACGTGGCCCGCTCGCGGCTGCACCTTCGCGAGTGGACCTCACTGCCCCTGTCGACACTGAGCGTCCGCGTGCTGGTCACGGCGGTGGGGCTCGGGCTGGTGCAGGACCTGATTGCCTTCTTGCTGGGCGTGTTCGTGCTGCACCTGTACACGGTGGAGCAGGCGTCGCTGCTCGGCTTCGTCAGCAGCACCCTCATCTGGTCGCTGATGATGCTGATGTGGCTGGTGCTCTACTTCGCCATCCACGCCGTGCAGCGCGCGCGGCAGGCGGAGCTGGAGCGCTGGAAGCTGGAGGCCGCAGCGCAGGCCGCGGAATTGCGCTTCCTCAAGGCGCAGCTCCAGCCGCACTTCCTGTTCAACTGTCTCAACAGCGTGCGCGCCCTCATCTCCGAGGACCCCGCCCGCGCGCAGGAAGTCGTCACGCGCCTGTCCTCGCTGCTGCGCTATGCGCTCGCCGCGCGCGGGCCGGAGACGGTGCCGCTGGAGCGCGAGCTTCAAGTGGTGCGCGACTACCTGGGCCTCGAAGGCGTGCGCCTGGAGTCGCGCCTGCGAGTGCGCGAGGACGTGGAGGCCTCCGCGCTCGGCGTGCCCGTGCCGGCCATGCTGGTGCAGACGCTGGTGGAGAACGCCATCAAGCACGGCGTGGGCCTGACGCCCGAGGGCGGTGAGGTGGCCGTCTCCGCTCGCGTGCGTGACGGCGCGCTCCACCTGGAAGTCGCCAACACCGCCACGCCCCCGTCCGCCACACCGCGCCCCGAGAGCCCCGGCGTGGGCCTGCGCAATGCCAGCGAGCGGCTGCGTCTGCTATGCGGTGCGGGCGCGTCCCTTCACCTCGACCAGACGCAGACGGCGCTCACCACCGCGCGCGTCCGCATCCCCCTTTCCGCATGA
- a CDS encoding LytR/AlgR family response regulator transcription factor yields the protein MRVLIADDERLARMELRRLLAAFPDVEVVGEASHVDEACKQVEALAPDLLLLDIQMPGGTGFDVLARLEEPPDVVFTTAFDEHAVRAFQVNALDYLLKPIESPRLAEALERVRQRGRAAHTPPSSTQAPGTPLERVFVRDGERCWLVQLSQVPLIASEGNYARLVLEGHQPLLLRSLSYLEERLDPARFFRASRQHLINLDFVESLEPGPGGTLVVRLRGGREIEMSRRQSQRFRERMTL from the coding sequence ATGAGAGTCCTCATCGCCGACGACGAGCGTCTGGCCCGCATGGAGCTGCGCCGCCTCCTGGCCGCCTTCCCCGACGTGGAGGTGGTGGGCGAGGCCTCCCACGTGGACGAAGCATGCAAACAGGTGGAGGCCCTGGCTCCGGACCTGCTGCTGCTCGACATCCAGATGCCCGGCGGGACGGGCTTCGACGTGCTCGCCCGTCTCGAGGAACCACCGGATGTCGTCTTCACCACCGCGTTCGACGAGCACGCCGTGCGCGCCTTCCAGGTGAACGCGCTCGACTACCTCCTCAAGCCGATTGAATCCCCGCGCCTCGCCGAGGCCCTGGAGCGCGTGCGCCAGCGTGGCCGCGCGGCCCACACGCCTCCATCTTCAACGCAGGCACCGGGCACGCCACTGGAGCGGGTCTTCGTGCGCGACGGAGAGCGCTGCTGGCTGGTGCAGCTCTCGCAGGTGCCGCTCATCGCCTCCGAGGGCAACTACGCGCGCCTCGTGCTCGAAGGGCATCAGCCGCTGCTGCTGCGCTCGCTGAGCTACCTGGAGGAGCGGCTGGACCCCGCGCGCTTCTTCCGCGCGAGCCGCCAGCACCTCATCAACCTCGACTTCGTCGAGTCACTGGAGCCCGGCCCCGGCGGCACGTTGGTGGTGCGCCTGCGCGGAGGCCGAGAAATCGAGATGTCGCGGCGCCAGTCCCAGCGCTTCCGTGAGCGAATGACGCTCTGA
- a CDS encoding KdsC family phosphatase, whose product MNQNLEALKERVSRLSVMIFDIDGTLTDGRIFWVPNSGWTQMYSVRDGMGIKRLQEAGLEVAVISGGDSLSAQMRMQSLGLKHVHFGSQDKVAHFEKLLTLLNVSADRCGYMGDEVVDLPLLKAVGFSAVPPEAPDEVRAQVHYVAQKPAGFGAAREVCEFILRHRQAP is encoded by the coding sequence ATGAATCAGAACCTTGAAGCGCTCAAGGAGCGGGTGAGCCGCCTGTCGGTGATGATTTTCGACATCGACGGGACGCTCACCGACGGCCGCATCTTCTGGGTGCCCAACTCCGGCTGGACGCAGATGTACAGCGTGCGCGACGGCATGGGCATCAAGCGCTTGCAGGAGGCCGGCCTCGAGGTGGCCGTCATCTCCGGCGGCGACAGCCTCTCCGCGCAGATGCGCATGCAGTCGCTGGGGCTGAAGCACGTGCACTTCGGCAGCCAGGACAAGGTGGCCCACTTCGAGAAGCTGCTGACGCTGCTGAACGTCTCGGCGGACCGGTGTGGCTACATGGGCGACGAGGTGGTGGACCTGCCGCTGCTGAAGGCGGTGGGCTTCTCCGCCGTGCCCCCCGAGGCCCCCGACGAGGTGCGCGCCCAGGTGCACTACGTGGCCCAGAAGCCCGCCGGCTTCGGCGCGGCCCGCGAGGTGTGTGAGTTCATCCTCCGCCACCGTCAGGCACCCTGA
- a CDS encoding prolipoprotein diacylglyceryl transferase produces the protein MLPVLFRFTFSALWSQLLLYAVALGTVAYIVFNGWRGALGPLDSKTGTRAPATSMDRLLRAAAFGAIGAALAWYGLKYALPAGAFPGAKGEGIPLHTYGVLLAGGFIAAVSVAGRLAQDEWRRVKLVDGTWVDVEGPKRREQVMDMAFWALVGGIGGSRLLFVLVNWQDYAKDWTQVFSLGGGLVFYGGLIGAAVACWFFARANGMDFLRLADVCIPTVSLGQCLGRLGCFSAGCCWGDVAPSDAATAVHFPGSGVAQDLFGQVSGASSLAYSSQAEDVRYVVEATGQILHEAAPGAVRMADWVAAHGHTLGVYPTQIFESVGQLILFVGLMYARRFRRFHGHILSLWLMAYAVLRSTVELFRGDVERGTLHGLLESLGAHGLADAVPLEAWYNISTSQFISLCMFAFGAVLLARGGRSRAGEAAGGLGPTPSAA, from the coding sequence ATGCTCCCCGTCCTCTTCCGCTTCACCTTCAGCGCGCTCTGGTCGCAGCTCCTGCTGTACGCGGTGGCCCTGGGCACGGTGGCGTACATCGTCTTCAACGGGTGGCGTGGCGCGCTGGGCCCGCTGGATTCGAAGACGGGCACGCGCGCGCCGGCCACCTCCATGGACCGGTTGCTGCGCGCGGCGGCCTTCGGCGCCATCGGCGCGGCGCTCGCGTGGTACGGCCTGAAGTACGCGCTGCCGGCGGGCGCCTTCCCGGGCGCGAAGGGCGAGGGCATCCCCCTGCACACCTACGGCGTGCTGCTGGCCGGCGGCTTCATCGCCGCGGTGTCGGTGGCGGGACGGCTCGCGCAGGACGAGTGGCGCCGGGTGAAGCTCGTGGACGGCACGTGGGTGGACGTGGAGGGCCCGAAGCGCCGCGAGCAGGTGATGGACATGGCCTTCTGGGCGCTGGTGGGCGGCATCGGCGGCAGCCGGCTGCTCTTCGTGCTCGTCAACTGGCAGGACTACGCGAAGGACTGGACGCAGGTCTTCTCGCTGGGCGGCGGGCTCGTCTTCTACGGCGGCCTCATCGGCGCGGCGGTGGCGTGCTGGTTCTTCGCGCGCGCCAACGGCATGGACTTCCTGCGGCTGGCGGACGTGTGCATCCCCACCGTGTCGCTGGGCCAGTGCCTGGGCCGGCTGGGCTGCTTCAGCGCGGGCTGCTGCTGGGGTGACGTGGCGCCCTCGGACGCGGCCACCGCGGTGCACTTCCCCGGCTCGGGCGTGGCGCAGGACCTCTTCGGTCAGGTGAGCGGCGCGTCCAGCCTCGCGTACTCGTCGCAGGCGGAGGACGTGCGCTACGTGGTGGAGGCCACCGGCCAAATCCTCCACGAGGCGGCGCCCGGCGCGGTGCGCATGGCGGACTGGGTGGCGGCGCACGGCCACACCCTGGGCGTCTATCCCACCCAGATTTTCGAGTCCGTGGGGCAGCTCATCCTCTTCGTGGGCCTCATGTACGCGCGGCGCTTCCGCCGCTTCCACGGGCACATCCTGTCCCTGTGGCTGATGGCGTACGCGGTGCTGCGCAGCACGGTGGAATTGTTCCGTGGTGATGTGGAGCGCGGCACGCTGCACGGCCTGCTGGAGTCGCTGGGCGCGCACGGGCTGGCGGACGCGGTGCCGCTGGAGGCCTGGTACAACATCTCCACCAGCCAGTTCATCTCGCTGTGCATGTTCGCCTTCGGCGCGGTGCTGCTGGCGCGCGGCGGGCGCAGCCGGGCGGGCGAGGCGGCGGGCGGCCTGGGGCCGACACCTTCGGCCGCGTGA
- a CDS encoding alpha/beta fold hydrolase: MCRCRVPPLAVMIAVVLLSGCATSSTGADTAATAAAAPQAFHVERSGKGRPLVFIPGLSSSGEVWNETVAHLQGKYDCHVLTLAGFAGQPAIPAPFFATERRALADYLRSQGLEKPILVGHSLGGVLAMAVAADVPELVGGVVIVDSLPFLPASMDPSATAESMRSRAEEMRTLMRMQTVEQRSMQSRMALRNFITDEKKVDVAARWGANSDWETVTNAYYELSTTDLRPELSRITAPTLVLGSWVALKGRVPREAVEAVYQNQYSKLSTAHVVMNDKARHFIMWDDPEGFYQELDGFLGAHASVAQVQSHP; the protein is encoded by the coding sequence ATGTGCCGTTGCCGCGTACCGCCCCTCGCCGTGATGATTGCCGTCGTCCTGCTCTCTGGCTGCGCCACCTCCTCCACCGGCGCGGACACCGCGGCCACCGCGGCCGCAGCCCCGCAGGCCTTCCATGTGGAGCGCTCCGGGAAGGGCCGCCCGCTCGTCTTCATCCCCGGCCTCTCGTCGTCCGGTGAGGTGTGGAACGAGACGGTGGCGCACCTCCAGGGGAAGTACGACTGCCACGTCCTCACGCTCGCCGGCTTCGCGGGCCAGCCCGCCATCCCCGCGCCATTCTTCGCCACCGAGCGCCGTGCGCTCGCGGACTACCTGCGCTCGCAGGGGCTGGAGAAGCCCATCCTCGTCGGGCACAGCCTCGGCGGCGTGCTCGCGATGGCAGTGGCCGCGGACGTGCCGGAATTGGTGGGCGGCGTCGTCATCGTCGACAGCCTCCCCTTCCTCCCCGCGTCCATGGACCCGAGCGCCACCGCCGAGAGCATGCGCTCGCGCGCCGAGGAGATGCGCACGCTGATGCGCATGCAGACGGTGGAACAGCGCAGCATGCAGTCGCGCATGGCCCTGCGGAACTTCATCACCGACGAGAAGAAGGTGGACGTCGCCGCGCGCTGGGGCGCCAACTCCGACTGGGAGACGGTGACCAACGCCTACTACGAGCTGAGCACCACCGACCTGCGTCCCGAGCTGTCGCGCATCACCGCGCCCACGCTCGTGCTGGGCTCCTGGGTGGCGCTGAAGGGCCGCGTCCCGCGCGAGGCGGTGGAGGCCGTGTACCAGAACCAGTACTCGAAGCTGTCCACCGCCCACGTCGTCATGAATGACAAGGCCCGGCACTTCATCATGTGGGACGACCCGGAGGGCTTCTACCAGGAGCTCGACGGCTTCCTCGGCGCCCACGCGTCCGTTGCGCAGGTGCAGTCCCACCCGTGA